GCTGGTCATGAAGCGCACGGAGGAGAAGTCCGTCGTCTTGAAGCGCGGCGACTCCAGGAGCTGCTGGTACTGCGTGGGCACCGCGAAGAAGAGCGTCACCTTCTCCCGGGGGATGAGGTCCAGCAGCGCCTCCGGCTCCCACCGGCGCATGAGGACGACGGTGCCGCCCACGGTGAGCAGCGGCAGCGTGTACACGAGCAATCCACCCGTGTGGAACATGGGCGTGTGCGTCACCGTGACGTCGCCGGGCCGCACCTCGTGGACCAACGTGTTGAGGGTGTTCCACGCCACCATGCGGTAGCTGACGCGCGCCCCCTTCGAGCGCCCCGTCGTTCCGCCGGTGAAGATGAGGCAGAGGATGTCCTCCTCGGACACCGCGTCCTGCGTCACCGGCGAGCCCGGCACGTGGGCCAGCGTCGCCGCGTAGGCGTCCGCGCCCGGCAGGCCCTGCGACTCCAGGGACACCAGCCGGGGGCCGCCGCCCAGGCGCTCGCGGACGTCCGCCACGGTGTCGCGGAAGTCGTCGCCGAAGAGGAGCACGCAGGGACGGATGGAGCGCACCAGGTCCGCCAGCTCGGCGGCGTGCAGGCGCCAGTTGAAGGGGACGAAGACGGCGCCAATCTTCGCGCAGGCGAACAGCGCGTCCAGGTACTCCACGCCGTTGTGGGCCACGATGCCCACCCGGTCGCCCTTCTTCACGCCGGCCACGTCACGCAGCCAGCCGCCCAGCGCTGTGGCGCGCATGTTCATCGCGCGGTAGGTGAAGCGGCCCGCGTCACCCCGGGACGGGTCCACCACCGCGACACTGTCGGGCCAGTAGAGGGCGCCACGGCCCATCCAGTCACCGATGAACATGTGCGCGCCCTCCGTCATGGCGTGACTCA
This genomic window from Myxococcus virescens contains:
- a CDS encoding acyl-CoA synthetase, with the translated sequence MTEGAHMFIGDWMGRGALYWPDSVAVVDPSRGDAGRFTYRAMNMRATALGGWLRDVAGVKKGDRVGIVAHNGVEYLDALFACAKIGAVFVPFNWRLHAAELADLVRSIRPCVLLFGDDFRDTVADVRERLGGGPRLVSLESQGLPGADAYAATLAHVPGSPVTQDAVSEEDILCLIFTGGTTGRSKGARVSYRMVAWNTLNTLVHEVRPGDVTVTHTPMFHTGGLLVYTLPLLTVGGTVVLMRRWEPEALLDLIPREKVTLFFAVPTQYQQLLESPRFKTTDFSSVRFMTSGGAALPVPLIQAWQAVHPVPFKQGFGMTEFGPGLFSMGPEYAVSKAGSIGRPNYFIAAKLVDDDGREVPTGEVGELLLKGPSMCSGYFEDEAATREAIDAEGWLHTGDLARVDADGFFTIAGRKKDMFISGGENIYPLELESALYEHPAVAQCAVVGVPDEKWGEVGRAFVVLKPDGKVSAEALLEHLRGRVARFKVPKRVELMERLPISAAGKILKRELRDAAVAADRDRSRH